A stretch of the Uranotaenia lowii strain MFRU-FL chromosome 3, ASM2978415v1, whole genome shotgun sequence genome encodes the following:
- the LOC129757224 gene encoding DNA repair protein complementing XP-C cells homolog isoform X1: MLRVLKNLDAMNRARRAVTLNRKPLVEEKVSDDSADDFESASDEGDFSASEEEWLPGKDEENDKEGRNTTAGSISEDDDDNHEDEDDDEDSGEMSDGSSVMAMSKTRAKKRSHKSSPKQNPIKKKRMSPATRDELYRRTKKHLLKESQPDRPSLNASVADILSQCEFKPKRNVGQNAQKPSNSSADRKGNKDNSDSDSGDDYLVNPEKLDLNSDFFKGEVSVERTAKERPPQFDCNAGMRLSDSSDNENEEDVLPASIPKLAAQKLISTINKSSAGFMNFNNLEEFDKKIAEAKLLLKNYKSKEVEEDSEFDKSKDISNLLALGEPEAGAGHLETSNVKDNEGSNSEESDWEEVADVKKSDGSSQPNPTVTVELETTKSKKKRWEEIEMELFIKRQVNKIKRENQLAYHKSSILLTIGIGQKLNYTVNSNKIQAMTLSLMQAKDCIPKSKVDRKFIEQLIKWFKACFTLQSQEVVVSQNGPLRFNLALELFTKKATCKRNYMLLFLSCLRMAGVQARLIISANVPPKRPAMKDLCPISERQLIEQFEKEYKKKNFNNNEESDTESPGSVEKKKEIKSENDNIPVISITALKTETVEAVPEANNCSETAEKSDQKMPVTNSKKGKKIKDISADQQNEKKRLRTRSQNGSNKTHDEASTPAKLDKNSKSVALNDYSPSVKENIKPARRSPRNAKKSVQSNDANHSNTLSIPQVDGANDIPEEDVPKRRSVRLGKVPKDENVSKTAFSKRKTNTPKAEETKNQPGKVLKRKLFQTNQTVQEFPSMDVEKDNVNVGKRASKNKILSSDSEQEQEQPSAKTTSTHSSPAISKAKVNRRSKVKQDSDADDSDFEPPKGKKSRKAAKSASPASQKKAKTFSSSSKKTTTGTKSEKKATANAVKSESPKNASTTQGKNNFWIEFYSEKDNRWMTVDLFGGKIDCVDYLSRHATSPISYVFGFDNDDHIKDVTPRYVQHWNTVCRMLRTDSKWLDKTLAPFRGPKTEHENAEDQELNKIDIDKPLPTTIAECKNHPLYVLKRHLLKFEALYPVEVPSLGFVRGEAIYARECVFTLQTREKWYKQGRVVKPFETAYKVVKCWRYDKLKNEWLGNQPCDIFGIWQTEEYDPPTAENGIVPRNEYGNVELFTPKMLPKKTVHLQLPGLNRVCKRLGIDCAPALIGFDKARMRMIPVYDGFVVCEEYADMLTEEWYKEMEEEDRKEQERYEKRVYDNWKKLIKGVLVRRKLQNKYNFDNL; this comes from the exons A TGTTAAgggtcttaaaaaatttggatgccATGAATCGAGCAAGGCGTGCCGTTACCCTGAACCGTAAACCGCTTGTCGAAGAAAAGGTCAGTGATGACAGTGCGGATGATTTTGAGAGTGCTTCCGATGAGGGGGATTTTTCGGCCAGTGAGGAAGAATGGCTGCCCGGAAAGGATGAGGAAAATGATAAAGAGGGCCGAAACACGACAGCAGGGTCCATTTCCGAAGATGATGACGACAACCACGAGGACGAAGACGATGATGAGGATTCTGGCGAGATGAGCGATGGTAGCAGTGTTATGGCCATGTCCAAAACGAGAGCGAAAAAACG CTCGCATAAATCGTCACCCAAACAGAACCCGATCAAAAAGAAACGAATGTCACCGGCAACCCGGGACGAACTTTATCGTCGGACCAAGAAGCATCTATTGAAAGAATCACAACCGGACCGGCCATCGCTGAATGCAAGTGTGGCAGATATTCTGAGTCAATGCGAGTTTAAACCTAAACGGAATGTCGGCCAGAATGCACAGAAACCTAGCAACTCTAGCGCAGATCGTAAAGGAAACAAAGATAATTCGGATAGTGATAGCGGAGATGACTATTTGGTGAATCCTGAAAAGCTGGACTTGAATTCGGATTTTTTCAAAGGGGAGGTGTCCGTTGAGCGGACTGCCAAAGAAAGACCTCCCCAATTCGATTGTAATGCTGGAATGCGTTTATCGGATAGCTCTGACAACGAAAATGAGGAAGACGTGCTCCCTGCTTCCATTCCTAAACTGGCAGCTCAAAAGTTGATCAGTACTATCAATAAGTCTTCGGCTggatttatgaattttaataacCTCGAGGAGTTTGATAAAAAGATAGCGGAAGCTAAGTTACTTTTAAAGAATTACAAATCCAAGGAAGTCGAAGAAGATTCTGAATTTGATAAAAGCaaagatatttcaaatttgttagctCTTGGAGAACCGGAAGCTGGTGCTGGACACCTTGAAACTTCGAATGTGAAAGATAATGAAGGCTCTAACAGTGAAGAGTCAGATTGGGAGGAAGTAGCAGatgttaaaaaatctgatgGAAGCTCTCAACCAAATCCGACGGTCACTGTCGAACTTGAAACTacaaaatccaagaaaaaaCGCTGGGAAGAAATCGAAATGGAGCTGTTCATTAAAAGACAGGTCAACAAAATAAAACGAGAAAATCAATTAGCTTACCACAAAAGTAGCATCCTGTTAACAATTGGAATTGGTCAGAAATTAAACTATACCGTTAATTCGAATAAAATACAAGCCATGACCCTATCTTTGATGCAGGCCAAGGATtgtattccaaaatcaaaagtggatagaaaatttattgaacaatTGATTAAATGGTTCAAAGCCTGTTTCACATTACAAAGCCAGGAAGTAGTTGTTTCACAAAATGGACCTCTAAGATTCAATTTAGCCCTGGAGCTTTTCACTAAAAAAGCAACATGTAAACGAAATTATATGCTTCTCTTTCTATCGTGCTTGAGAATGGCCGGGGTACAAGCTCGTTTGATCATTTCAGCTAATGTTCCACCGAAGCGCCCGGCTATGAAGGATCTTTGCCCGATTTCCGAGCGTCAACTAATTGAACAATTTGAAAAGGAGtacaaaaagaagaattttaataataatgaaGAAAGCGATACGGAGTCACCCGGCAGTgttgagaagaaaaaagaaattaaatctgAAAATGATAATATACCAGTTATCAGTATTACTGCTCTCAAAACCGAAACCGTTGAAGCAGTACCAGAAGCTAATAACTGTTCAGAAACAGCTGAAAAATCTGATCAGAAGATGCCCGttacaaattcgaaaaaaggtaaaaaaattaaggatatcAGCGCTGATCAACAGAACGAGAAAAAACGCTTGCGTACTCGTTCACAAAATGGATCGAATAAAACGCATGATGAAGCTTCAACCCCAGCAAAATTGGACAAGAACAGCAAATCGGTTGCACTAAACGATTATAGTCCTTCAGTCAAAGAAAACATTAAACCTGCAAGGCGATCTCCTAGAAACGCCAAAAAATCGGTTCAATCCAATGACGCTAATCATTCGAATACTCTATCCATTCCCCAGGTTGATGGTGCAAACGATATACCCGAAGAAGACGTACCAAAGCGACGCAGTGTCCGCCTCGGCAAAGTGCCGAAAGATGAAAACGTATCAAAGACAGCGTTTTCCAAGCGAAAAACAAACACACCGAAGGCGgaagaaaccaaaaatcaaCCGGGTAAAGTTCTGAAGCGAAAACTCTTTCAGACTAACCAAACTGTTCAGGAATTTCCTTCAATGGATGTTGAAAAAGATAATGTAAATGTTGGAAAAAgagcttccaaaaataaaatcttgtCGAGTGACTCGGAGCAGGAACAGGAACAACCGTCGGCCAAAACCACATCGACGCACAGTTCGCCCGCCATAAGCAAGGCAAAAGTTAATCGCCGTTCTAAGGTCAAGCAGGACTCCGATGCGGACGATAGTGATTTTGAACCACCGAAGGGGAAAAAATCACGGAAGGCGGCCAAGTCTGCATCACCAGCGTCCCAGAAGAAAGCGAAAACTTTCTCGTCATCGTCGAAGAAAACAACAACTGGGACCAAATCGGAGAAGAAGGCGACAGCAAACGCCGTTAAGAGTgaatctccgaaaaacgcttccacaACGCAAGGGAAGAACAATTTTTGGATCGAGTTCTACTCGGAAAAAGACAACCGTTGGATGACGGTGGACCTTTTCGGGGGGAAAATTGATTGCGTTGACTATTTGTCG cgGCACGCCACCAGTCCTATCAGCTACGTTTTTGGGTTCGACAACGATGACCATATCAAGGACGTGACACCACGCTACGTCCAGCACTGGAACACAGTTTGTCGAATGCTACGAACGGATTCCAAATGGCTGGACAAGACATTGGCTCCATTCCGTGGTCCCAAAACGGAGCATGAGAATGCCGAAGATCAGGAACTCAACAAAATTGACATCGATAAGCCGTTGCCGACTACTATTGCGga ATGCAAAAATCATCCCCTTTACGTATTGAAACGTCATTTGCTGAAATTTGAAGCACTCTACCCGGTGGAGGTTCCAAGTTTGGGCTTTGTGCGCGGTGAAGCCATCTATGCCCGTGAATGCGTCTTTACACTTCAAACCAGGGAAAAATGGTACAAGCAAGGTCGCGTGGTGAAGCCATTTGAGACGGCCTATAAGGTTGTGAAATGTTGGAGGTACGACAAACTTAAAAACGAATGGCTCGGAAATCAACCTTGCGACATTTTCGGTATCTGGCAAACGGAAGAATACGATCCACCAACAGCAGAAAACGGAATTGTTCCTAGAAACGAGTATGGAAACGTGGAGCTTTTTACCCCGAAAATGCTCCCTAAGAAAACCGTTCATTTACAAC TTCCGGGACTTAACAGAGTCTGCAAAAGGCTTGGCATCGATTGTGCTCCGGCTCTCATCGGTTTCGACAAGGCTCGCATGCGGATGATTCCCGTTTACGATGGCTTTGTGGTGTGCGAAGAATATGCCGACATGCTGACCGAGGAGTGGTACAAGGAAATGGAAGAGGAAGATCGCAAAGAGCAGGAACGCTACGAAAAGCGGGTTTATGATAACTGGAAGAAACTCATCAAGGGCGTGCTGGTGCGCCGAAAGCTACAAAACAAGTACAATTTCGATAATCTTTAa
- the LOC129757224 gene encoding DNA repair protein complementing XP-C cells homolog isoform X2, whose product MNRARRAVTLNRKPLVEEKVSDDSADDFESASDEGDFSASEEEWLPGKDEENDKEGRNTTAGSISEDDDDNHEDEDDDEDSGEMSDGSSVMAMSKTRAKKRSHKSSPKQNPIKKKRMSPATRDELYRRTKKHLLKESQPDRPSLNASVADILSQCEFKPKRNVGQNAQKPSNSSADRKGNKDNSDSDSGDDYLVNPEKLDLNSDFFKGEVSVERTAKERPPQFDCNAGMRLSDSSDNENEEDVLPASIPKLAAQKLISTINKSSAGFMNFNNLEEFDKKIAEAKLLLKNYKSKEVEEDSEFDKSKDISNLLALGEPEAGAGHLETSNVKDNEGSNSEESDWEEVADVKKSDGSSQPNPTVTVELETTKSKKKRWEEIEMELFIKRQVNKIKRENQLAYHKSSILLTIGIGQKLNYTVNSNKIQAMTLSLMQAKDCIPKSKVDRKFIEQLIKWFKACFTLQSQEVVVSQNGPLRFNLALELFTKKATCKRNYMLLFLSCLRMAGVQARLIISANVPPKRPAMKDLCPISERQLIEQFEKEYKKKNFNNNEESDTESPGSVEKKKEIKSENDNIPVISITALKTETVEAVPEANNCSETAEKSDQKMPVTNSKKGKKIKDISADQQNEKKRLRTRSQNGSNKTHDEASTPAKLDKNSKSVALNDYSPSVKENIKPARRSPRNAKKSVQSNDANHSNTLSIPQVDGANDIPEEDVPKRRSVRLGKVPKDENVSKTAFSKRKTNTPKAEETKNQPGKVLKRKLFQTNQTVQEFPSMDVEKDNVNVGKRASKNKILSSDSEQEQEQPSAKTTSTHSSPAISKAKVNRRSKVKQDSDADDSDFEPPKGKKSRKAAKSASPASQKKAKTFSSSSKKTTTGTKSEKKATANAVKSESPKNASTTQGKNNFWIEFYSEKDNRWMTVDLFGGKIDCVDYLSRHATSPISYVFGFDNDDHIKDVTPRYVQHWNTVCRMLRTDSKWLDKTLAPFRGPKTEHENAEDQELNKIDIDKPLPTTIAECKNHPLYVLKRHLLKFEALYPVEVPSLGFVRGEAIYARECVFTLQTREKWYKQGRVVKPFETAYKVVKCWRYDKLKNEWLGNQPCDIFGIWQTEEYDPPTAENGIVPRNEYGNVELFTPKMLPKKTVHLQLPGLNRVCKRLGIDCAPALIGFDKARMRMIPVYDGFVVCEEYADMLTEEWYKEMEEEDRKEQERYEKRVYDNWKKLIKGVLVRRKLQNKYNFDNL is encoded by the exons ATGAATCGAGCAAGGCGTGCCGTTACCCTGAACCGTAAACCGCTTGTCGAAGAAAAGGTCAGTGATGACAGTGCGGATGATTTTGAGAGTGCTTCCGATGAGGGGGATTTTTCGGCCAGTGAGGAAGAATGGCTGCCCGGAAAGGATGAGGAAAATGATAAAGAGGGCCGAAACACGACAGCAGGGTCCATTTCCGAAGATGATGACGACAACCACGAGGACGAAGACGATGATGAGGATTCTGGCGAGATGAGCGATGGTAGCAGTGTTATGGCCATGTCCAAAACGAGAGCGAAAAAACG CTCGCATAAATCGTCACCCAAACAGAACCCGATCAAAAAGAAACGAATGTCACCGGCAACCCGGGACGAACTTTATCGTCGGACCAAGAAGCATCTATTGAAAGAATCACAACCGGACCGGCCATCGCTGAATGCAAGTGTGGCAGATATTCTGAGTCAATGCGAGTTTAAACCTAAACGGAATGTCGGCCAGAATGCACAGAAACCTAGCAACTCTAGCGCAGATCGTAAAGGAAACAAAGATAATTCGGATAGTGATAGCGGAGATGACTATTTGGTGAATCCTGAAAAGCTGGACTTGAATTCGGATTTTTTCAAAGGGGAGGTGTCCGTTGAGCGGACTGCCAAAGAAAGACCTCCCCAATTCGATTGTAATGCTGGAATGCGTTTATCGGATAGCTCTGACAACGAAAATGAGGAAGACGTGCTCCCTGCTTCCATTCCTAAACTGGCAGCTCAAAAGTTGATCAGTACTATCAATAAGTCTTCGGCTggatttatgaattttaataacCTCGAGGAGTTTGATAAAAAGATAGCGGAAGCTAAGTTACTTTTAAAGAATTACAAATCCAAGGAAGTCGAAGAAGATTCTGAATTTGATAAAAGCaaagatatttcaaatttgttagctCTTGGAGAACCGGAAGCTGGTGCTGGACACCTTGAAACTTCGAATGTGAAAGATAATGAAGGCTCTAACAGTGAAGAGTCAGATTGGGAGGAAGTAGCAGatgttaaaaaatctgatgGAAGCTCTCAACCAAATCCGACGGTCACTGTCGAACTTGAAACTacaaaatccaagaaaaaaCGCTGGGAAGAAATCGAAATGGAGCTGTTCATTAAAAGACAGGTCAACAAAATAAAACGAGAAAATCAATTAGCTTACCACAAAAGTAGCATCCTGTTAACAATTGGAATTGGTCAGAAATTAAACTATACCGTTAATTCGAATAAAATACAAGCCATGACCCTATCTTTGATGCAGGCCAAGGATtgtattccaaaatcaaaagtggatagaaaatttattgaacaatTGATTAAATGGTTCAAAGCCTGTTTCACATTACAAAGCCAGGAAGTAGTTGTTTCACAAAATGGACCTCTAAGATTCAATTTAGCCCTGGAGCTTTTCACTAAAAAAGCAACATGTAAACGAAATTATATGCTTCTCTTTCTATCGTGCTTGAGAATGGCCGGGGTACAAGCTCGTTTGATCATTTCAGCTAATGTTCCACCGAAGCGCCCGGCTATGAAGGATCTTTGCCCGATTTCCGAGCGTCAACTAATTGAACAATTTGAAAAGGAGtacaaaaagaagaattttaataataatgaaGAAAGCGATACGGAGTCACCCGGCAGTgttgagaagaaaaaagaaattaaatctgAAAATGATAATATACCAGTTATCAGTATTACTGCTCTCAAAACCGAAACCGTTGAAGCAGTACCAGAAGCTAATAACTGTTCAGAAACAGCTGAAAAATCTGATCAGAAGATGCCCGttacaaattcgaaaaaaggtaaaaaaattaaggatatcAGCGCTGATCAACAGAACGAGAAAAAACGCTTGCGTACTCGTTCACAAAATGGATCGAATAAAACGCATGATGAAGCTTCAACCCCAGCAAAATTGGACAAGAACAGCAAATCGGTTGCACTAAACGATTATAGTCCTTCAGTCAAAGAAAACATTAAACCTGCAAGGCGATCTCCTAGAAACGCCAAAAAATCGGTTCAATCCAATGACGCTAATCATTCGAATACTCTATCCATTCCCCAGGTTGATGGTGCAAACGATATACCCGAAGAAGACGTACCAAAGCGACGCAGTGTCCGCCTCGGCAAAGTGCCGAAAGATGAAAACGTATCAAAGACAGCGTTTTCCAAGCGAAAAACAAACACACCGAAGGCGgaagaaaccaaaaatcaaCCGGGTAAAGTTCTGAAGCGAAAACTCTTTCAGACTAACCAAACTGTTCAGGAATTTCCTTCAATGGATGTTGAAAAAGATAATGTAAATGTTGGAAAAAgagcttccaaaaataaaatcttgtCGAGTGACTCGGAGCAGGAACAGGAACAACCGTCGGCCAAAACCACATCGACGCACAGTTCGCCCGCCATAAGCAAGGCAAAAGTTAATCGCCGTTCTAAGGTCAAGCAGGACTCCGATGCGGACGATAGTGATTTTGAACCACCGAAGGGGAAAAAATCACGGAAGGCGGCCAAGTCTGCATCACCAGCGTCCCAGAAGAAAGCGAAAACTTTCTCGTCATCGTCGAAGAAAACAACAACTGGGACCAAATCGGAGAAGAAGGCGACAGCAAACGCCGTTAAGAGTgaatctccgaaaaacgcttccacaACGCAAGGGAAGAACAATTTTTGGATCGAGTTCTACTCGGAAAAAGACAACCGTTGGATGACGGTGGACCTTTTCGGGGGGAAAATTGATTGCGTTGACTATTTGTCG cgGCACGCCACCAGTCCTATCAGCTACGTTTTTGGGTTCGACAACGATGACCATATCAAGGACGTGACACCACGCTACGTCCAGCACTGGAACACAGTTTGTCGAATGCTACGAACGGATTCCAAATGGCTGGACAAGACATTGGCTCCATTCCGTGGTCCCAAAACGGAGCATGAGAATGCCGAAGATCAGGAACTCAACAAAATTGACATCGATAAGCCGTTGCCGACTACTATTGCGga ATGCAAAAATCATCCCCTTTACGTATTGAAACGTCATTTGCTGAAATTTGAAGCACTCTACCCGGTGGAGGTTCCAAGTTTGGGCTTTGTGCGCGGTGAAGCCATCTATGCCCGTGAATGCGTCTTTACACTTCAAACCAGGGAAAAATGGTACAAGCAAGGTCGCGTGGTGAAGCCATTTGAGACGGCCTATAAGGTTGTGAAATGTTGGAGGTACGACAAACTTAAAAACGAATGGCTCGGAAATCAACCTTGCGACATTTTCGGTATCTGGCAAACGGAAGAATACGATCCACCAACAGCAGAAAACGGAATTGTTCCTAGAAACGAGTATGGAAACGTGGAGCTTTTTACCCCGAAAATGCTCCCTAAGAAAACCGTTCATTTACAAC TTCCGGGACTTAACAGAGTCTGCAAAAGGCTTGGCATCGATTGTGCTCCGGCTCTCATCGGTTTCGACAAGGCTCGCATGCGGATGATTCCCGTTTACGATGGCTTTGTGGTGTGCGAAGAATATGCCGACATGCTGACCGAGGAGTGGTACAAGGAAATGGAAGAGGAAGATCGCAAAGAGCAGGAACGCTACGAAAAGCGGGTTTATGATAACTGGAAGAAACTCATCAAGGGCGTGCTGGTGCGCCGAAAGCTACAAAACAAGTACAATTTCGATAATCTTTAa